A window of Mycolicibacterium holsaticum DSM 44478 = JCM 12374 genomic DNA:
TCCGACACCAGAACGATGGATTTCGTTAGCCGGCGAAATACCGCGGCAGCCCTATCGGCAACCTCGGAATTGTCGGCACCGACAATTTGCGGCAATTCGCGCAATTCCTGCAGCGCCCGGCCCTCCAGGGTGCGCTCCGGGCACATCGCGATATCGAACTTCTTGCCGCTGGCCGCCAGGATCGGCGCGACCACCTGGCGGGTCGTGCCGATCCTCACCGTCGAGCGCAGGATCACCAGGGCGCCGTCGCGCATGTTCTCGGCGATGTCGCGCGCCGCCGCCTCGATCATGTCGGTGCGCGCCACCCCGGCCGCGGAAAGCGGTGTGCCGACAGTGATGATGTAGGTATCACACGTGAAGCTGTCGTCGAACCGCTCGGCGGCCACCAGTTTGTTGAACCTGGTCACCCCGGACAACGCATCGGGTAGACCCGTCTCCGTGAAGTGCGGGGTGCCCTCGTTCGTCATCGCCACCAGCTCAGGGCGTTTCTCCACCCCGATCACCGAGTAACCCGCTTCCGCGAGCACCGTGGCCAAGGTCAGGCCCACATAACCGAGTCCGACTATTCCGATGTCGTAATTTGCTGGACTAGCCATTATTCCTCGAGTTTGTTGAATGCAACGGCCCCGACACGAATACACACAATACTTTGCCAGAGTTCTTTTCGCTCGGCGGGTGCATGTGTGGCGGCGGGGCGCTGGGTAGGCTTTGGCTGTGCCTCTGCCTCCCGATCCAGACCCCGCCCTACAGGCGTATGCCCACCCCGAACGCCTGGTCACGGCCGATTGGTTGTCGGCCAACCTCGGCAGACCGGGACTGGCGATCGTCGAATCCGACGAGGATGTGCTGCTCTACGACACCGGGCACATCCCCGGCGCGGTGAAGATCGACTGGCACACCGACCTCAACGACCCCCACGTGCGCGACTACATCACCGGCGAGCAGTTCGCCGACCTGATGAACCGCAAGGGGATCTCCCGCGACGACACCATCGTGGTCTACGGCGACAAGAGCAACTGGTGGGCCGCCTACGCGTTGTGGGTGTTCACCCTGTTCGGCCACCCCGACGTGCGGTTGCTCAACGGCGGGCGCGATCTGTGGATCTCCGACGGCCGCGAGACCACCCTCGACGTGCCCAACAAGCAGTCCACCGGCTATCCGGTCGT
This region includes:
- a CDS encoding sulfurtransferase; the encoded protein is MPLPPDPDPALQAYAHPERLVTADWLSANLGRPGLAIVESDEDVLLYDTGHIPGAVKIDWHTDLNDPHVRDYITGEQFADLMNRKGISRDDTIVVYGDKSNWWAAYALWVFTLFGHPDVRLLNGGRDLWISDGRETTLDVPNKQSTGYPVVERNDAPIRAYKDDVLAILGKEPLIDVRSPQEYTGERTHMPDYPEEGALRGGHIPTAESIPWAKAADDSGRFRSRAELEELYGFLTPDDKTVVYCRIGERSSHTWFVLTHLLGLPGVRNYDGSWTEWGNAVRVPVVAGPEPGAAPAAS